Proteins encoded in a region of the Octopus sinensis linkage group LG8, ASM634580v1, whole genome shotgun sequence genome:
- the LOC115215237 gene encoding zinc finger protein 2-like — protein sequence MEGINELDTSNTTVFNNVDAITQTVSGEKLLPSETFTKQTSVNRNVAKYRCEVCKKTFPSEHEMFAHKKIHNKEKPFHCEICGKYFVSNRNLTKHTRIHTGEKLFHCEICGKPFVNNSNLVIHIRSHTGEKPYSCDICGKSFVNNSNLKGHKKIHTGEKLFQCDLCAKSFIDNWKLIIHKRSHTGEKPFHCEICGKSFSQNSHLVIHIRSHTGEKPFHCDICGKSTVSNSSLASHKRIHAGIKPYRCEICGKSFTDNLNLVIHKRRHTGEKPFHCEICKKSFSQNSHLVIHIRCHTGEKPYQCDVCGKSLVSNSSLINHKRTHSGEKPFRCEMCGKCFSDNLNLVIHKRRHTGEKPFSCEMCGKSFIESSKLTIHKRRHTGEKPYSCEICGKSFVNKSDLKSHERIHSGEKPYHCEICEKSFSVNSSLAVHRRIHSGEKPYQCEICSKCFVYKSNLTRHKRIHSGENPFHCDICGKSFIEKFKLTVHKRRHTGKQPYCCEICDESFVNNSDLKSHARIHTGEQLFRCEICGESFHLNSLLVFHKQKNCKEKPYLSENYRQSFLKNEDLKYHEQIHPEEKCYLCEMCGKSFSRNSDLLSHKRRHTGEKPCHCEMCEKSFVNNSDLNRHKRIHSGEKPYNCKICGKSFITYTLLKRHQQIHTRGKSFKYET from the coding sequence ATGGAAGGCATTAATGAGTTGGACACTTCTAACACAACTGTTTTTAACAATGTAGACGCAATTACACAGACAGTCAGTGGTGAGAAACTTTTACCTAGTGAAACATTTACTAAACAAACATCAGTAAACAGAAACGTTGCTAAATATCGCTGTGAGGTTTGTAAGAAAACATTCCCTTCAGAACATGAAATGTTCGCtcacaaaaaaatacataataagGAAAAACCATTCCACTGTGAAATATGCGGGAAATATTTTGTATCTAACAGAAATTTAACCAAACACACCAGAATACACACTGGAGAAAAACtgtttcactgtgaaatctgtgggaaaCCTTTCGTTAATAATTCGAATCTTGTTATCCACATACGTagtcacactggagaaaaaccgTATAGTTGCGATATATGCGGGAAATCTTTTGTCAATAATAGTAATTTAAAAGgacacaaaaaaatacacactGGCGAAAAACTTTTTCAGTGCGATTTGTGTGCGAAATCTTTCATTGATAATTGGAAACTTATTATCCACAAACGtagtcacacaggagaaaaaccgtttcactgtgaaatctgtgggaaatCTTTCTCTCAGAATTCTCACCTTGTTATCCACATACGTAGCCACACTGGAGAAAAACCCttccattgtgatatttgtggtaaatcaacGGTCTCTAACAGTAGTTTGGCAAGTCACAAAAGGATACACGCTGGAAtaaagccatatcgttgtgaaaTATGCGGGAAATCTTTCACCGATAATTTAAATCTTGTTATACACAAACGTagacatacaggagaaaaaccgtttcactgtgaaatatgtaagaaatcattctctcaaaattctCATCTTGTCATTCATATTCGTtgtcatacaggagaaaaaccttatcagtgtgatgtGTGTGGGAAATCTTTGGTGTCTAACAGTAGTTTAATAAATCACAAAAGGACACACagtggagagaaaccatttcgtTGTGAAATGTGTGGCAAGTGTTTCAGTGATAATTTGAATCTTGTTATACACAAACGTagacatactggggaaaaaccatttaGTTGTGAAATGTGCGGGAAATCTTTCATTGAAAGTTCCAAGCTTACAATCCATAAACGAAgacacacaggagaaaaaccatatagttgtgaaatatgtggaaaatctttcgtgaataaaagtgatttaaaaagtCATGAACGAATCCACAGTGGAgaaaagccctatcactgtgaaaTATGCGAAAAATCATTTTCTGTTAATTCTAGTCTAGCAGTTCACAGAAGAATCCACAGTGGGGaaaaaccttatcagtgtgaaaTATGTAGTAAATGCTTTGTCTATAAAAGTAACTTGACAAGACACAAACGAATCCACAGTGGAGAAAATCCAttccattgtgatatttgtgggaaatcttttattgaaaaatttaagCTTACAGTCCACAAACGTAGGCACACTGGAAAACAACCATACTGCTGTGAAATATGTGATGAATCATTTGTGAATAATAGTGATTTAAAAAGCCACGCACGAATCCACACTGGCGAACAACTCTTCCGCTGTGAAATATGTGGGGAATCATTTCATTTGAATTCTTTACTTGTATTCCACAAACAAAAGAACTGTAAAGAGAAACCTTACCTCAGTGAAAATTACAGGCAATCTTTTCTTAAAAATGAGGATTTAAAATATCATGAGCAAATACACCCAGAAGAAAAGTGTTATCTTTGTGAAATGTGTGGCAAATCCTTCTCTCGGAATTCTGATCTATTAAGCCACAAACGTAggcacacaggagaaaaaccttGTCATTGTGAAATGTGTGAGAAATCTTTTGTTAATAATAGTGATTTAAACAGGCACAAACGAATCCACAGCGGAGAGAAACCATACAACTgcaaaatctgtggtaaatcctttatCACTTACACTCTCTTAAAAAGGcaccaacaaatacacacaagagGGAAATCTTTTAAGTATGAAACATGA
- the LOC115214772 gene encoding zinc finger protein 420-like isoform X2, translated as MEEISELDTSNITVFNNVDSITQTISGEKPLASETFNEKTSVNRNISEYCCEICKKTFSSEHEVFSHKEIHNKEKPYHCEACGKSFAYNSNLISHRRMHTGEKPYQCDVCGKYFVSKSNLTSHKRIHSGEKPFKCEVCGKSFVNKSDLNRHKRIHSGEKPCRCEICGKSFITNSKLTAHIRVHTGEKLFHCEICGKFFTQNSNLVIHKRRHTGEKPFHCEICRKSFITNGLLKTHKQIHSGKNPFHCGICGKSFVDNNYLTSHKRIHSGEKPFHCEICGKSFCVNSGLIVHKRIHTGEKPYHCEICGKSFIENSKLTIHIRRHTGEKPFHCEICEESFVSNSKLTVHQRIHTGEQPYCCEICAKSFVNNSDLNRHRRIHSGEKPFHCEICGKSFINNSHLVIHKRSHTGEKPYQCEICGKSFVDNSYLTSHKRIHSGEKPFKCEVCAKSFVSNSYLTSHKRTHSGEKPFNCEMCGKSFITNGLLKTHRMIHSGEKPFHCDVCGKSFITNGHLAAHRRIHTGEKPFQCEICGKSFVNNSNLVIHIRCHTGEKPFRCELCEKSFISNDYLKRHKQKHIGRNLINCET; from the exons ATGGAGGAAATTAGTGAGTTGGACACTTCTAACATAACTGTTTTTAACAATGTAGACTCAATTACACAGACAATCAGTGGTGAGAAACCTTTAGCAAGTGAAACATTTAACGAAAAGACATcagtaaatagaaatatttctgaatattgCTGTGAGATTTGTAAGAAAACATTCTCTTCGGAACATGAAGTGTTCAGTCATAAAGAAATACACAATAAGGAAAAGCCGTATCATTGTGAAGCTTGTGGCAAGTCTTTTGCATATAACAGCAATTTAATAAGTCACAGAAGAAtgcatactggagaaaaaccttatcagtgtgatgtGTGTGGGAAATATTTTGTATCTAAGAGTAATTTAACAAGTCACAAACGGATCCACAGTGGAGAGAAACCGTTCAAGTGTGAAGTGTGTGGGAA ATCTTTTGTGAATAAAAGTGATTTAAACAGGCACAAACGAATCCACAGTGGAGAGAAACCGTGTCgttgtgaaatctgtggaaaGTCTTTTATCACAAACAGTAAGTTAACGGCACACATCAGAGTACACACTGGAGAAAAATTGTTTCACTGTGAAATATGTGGGAAATTTTTCACTCAAAATTCGAATCTTGTCATCCACAAGCGTAGGCACACGGGAGAAAAACCCTTCCATTGTGAAATATGTCGGAAATCATTTATCACTAATGGTCTCTTaaaaacacataaacaaatacacagtggaaaaaacccattTCACTGTGGAATATGTGGGAAATCTTttgttgataataattatttaacaaGTCACAAAAGAATACACTCTGGAGAAAAACCATtccattgtgaaatctgtgggaaatCCTTCTGTGTTAATTCTGGTCTTATTGTTCACAAGAGAattcacactggagaaaaaccctatcactgtgaaatctgtggcaaaTCTTTCATTGAGAATTCTAAGCTTACAATCCATATACGTagacatactggagaaaaacctttCCACTGTGAAATTTGTGAGGAATCCTTTGTCTCTAATTCTAAGCTTACAGTTCACCAACGTATACACACTGGGGAACAACCATACTGCTGTGAAATATGTGCGAAATCTTTTGTGAATAATAGTGATTTAAACAGACATAGAAGAATTCACAGTGGAGAAAAACCAttccactgtgaaatctgtgggaaatCTTTCATTAATAATTCTCATCTTGTTATCCACAAACGTAgtcacactggagagaaaccttatcagtgtgaaaTATGCGGGAAATCTTTTGTTGATAATAGTTACTTAACAAGTCACAAACGGATCCACAGTGGAGAGAAACCGTTCAAGTGTGAAGTGTGTGCGAAATCTTTTGTGTCTAATAGTTATTTGACAAGTCACAAAAGAACACACAGCGGAGAGAAACCGTTCAACTGTGAAATGTGCGGGAAATCATTCATTACTAATGGACTCTTAAAAACACATAGAATGATCCACAGTGGAGAGAAACCATTCCACTGTGATGTGTGTGGAAAATCTTTTATCACTAACGGTCATTTAGCAGCACACAGAAGAATccacactggagagaaaccattccagtgtgaaatctgtgggaaatCCTTTGTGAATAATTCGAATCTTGTTATCCATATACGTTGTCACACTGGAGAAAAGCCATTTCGCTGTGAACTATGTGAGAAATCATTTATCTCTAACGATTATttaaaaagacacaaacaaaaacacattggAAGGAATCTTATTAACTGTGAAACTTAA
- the LOC115214772 gene encoding zinc finger protein 62 homolog isoform X1: MEEISELDTSNITVFNNVDSITQTISGEKPLASETFNEKTSVNRNISEYCCEICKKTFSSEHEVFSHKEIHNKEKPYHCEACGKSFAYNSNLISHRRMHTGEKPYQCDVCGKYFVSKSNLTSHKRIHSGEKPFKCEVCGKSFVNKSDLNRHKRIHSGEKPCRCEICGKSFITNSKLTAHIRVHTGEKLFHCEICGKFFTQNSNLVIHKRRHTGEKPFHCEICRKSFITNGLLKTHKQIHSGKNPFHCGICGKSFVNKSDLNRHKRIHSGEKPCRCEICGKSFITNSKLTAHIRVHTGEKLFHCEICGKFFTQNSNLVIHKRRHTGEKPFHCEICRKSFITNGLLKTHKQIHSGKNPFHCGICGKSFVDNNYLTSHKRIHSGEKPFHCEICGKSFCVNSGLIVHKRIHTGEKPYHCEICGKSFIENSKLTIHIRRHTGEKPFHCEICEESFVSNSKLTVHQRIHTGEQPYCCEICAKSFVNNSDLNRHRRIHSGEKPFHCEICGKSFINNSHLVIHKRSHTGEKPYQCEICGKSFVDNSYLTSHKRIHSGEKPFKCEVCAKSFVSNSYLTSHKRTHSGEKPFNCEMCGKSFITNGLLKTHRMIHSGEKPFHCDVCGKSFITNGHLAAHRRIHTGEKPFQCEICGKSFVNNSNLVIHIRCHTGEKPFRCELCEKSFISNDYLKRHKQKHIGRNLINCET; the protein is encoded by the coding sequence ATGGAGGAAATTAGTGAGTTGGACACTTCTAACATAACTGTTTTTAACAATGTAGACTCAATTACACAGACAATCAGTGGTGAGAAACCTTTAGCAAGTGAAACATTTAACGAAAAGACATcagtaaatagaaatatttctgaatattgCTGTGAGATTTGTAAGAAAACATTCTCTTCGGAACATGAAGTGTTCAGTCATAAAGAAATACACAATAAGGAAAAGCCGTATCATTGTGAAGCTTGTGGCAAGTCTTTTGCATATAACAGCAATTTAATAAGTCACAGAAGAAtgcatactggagaaaaaccttatcagtgtgatgtGTGTGGGAAATATTTTGTATCTAAGAGTAATTTAACAAGTCACAAACGGATCCACAGTGGAGAGAAACCGTTCAAGTGTGAAGTGTGTGGGAAATCTTTTGTGAATAAAAGTGATTTAAACAGGCACAAACGAATCCACAGTGGAGAGAAACCGTGTCgttgtgaaatctgtggaaaGTCTTTTATCACAAACAGTAAGTTAACGGCACACATCAGAGTACACACTGGAGAAAAATTGTTTCACTGTGAAATATGTGGGAAATTTTTCACTCAAAATTCGAATCTTGTCATCCACAAGCGTAGGCACACGGGAGAAAAACCCTTCCATTGTGAAATATGTCGGAAATCATTTATCACTAATGGTCTCTTaaaaacacataaacaaatacacagtggaaaaaacccattTCACTGTGGAATATGTGGGAAATCTTTTGTGAATAAAAGTGATTTAAACAGGCACAAACGAATCCACAGTGGAGAGAAACCGTGTCgttgtgaaatctgtggaaaGTCTTTTATCACAAACAGTAAGTTAACGGCACACATCAGAGTACACACTGGAGAAAAATTGTTTCACTGTGAAATATGTGGGAAATTTTTCACTCAAAATTCGAATCTTGTCATCCACAAGCGTAGGCACACGGGAGAAAAACCCTTCCATTGTGAAATATGTCGGAAATCATTTATCACTAATGGTCTCTTaaaaacacataaacaaatacacagtggaaaaaacccattTCACTGTGGAATATGTGGGAAATCTTttgttgataataattatttaacaaGTCACAAAAGAATACACTCTGGAGAAAAACCATtccattgtgaaatctgtgggaaatCCTTCTGTGTTAATTCTGGTCTTATTGTTCACAAGAGAattcacactggagaaaaaccctatcactgtgaaatctgtggcaaaTCTTTCATTGAGAATTCTAAGCTTACAATCCATATACGTagacatactggagaaaaacctttCCACTGTGAAATTTGTGAGGAATCCTTTGTCTCTAATTCTAAGCTTACAGTTCACCAACGTATACACACTGGGGAACAACCATACTGCTGTGAAATATGTGCGAAATCTTTTGTGAATAATAGTGATTTAAACAGACATAGAAGAATTCACAGTGGAGAAAAACCAttccactgtgaaatctgtgggaaatCTTTCATTAATAATTCTCATCTTGTTATCCACAAACGTAgtcacactggagagaaaccttatcagtgtgaaaTATGCGGGAAATCTTTTGTTGATAATAGTTACTTAACAAGTCACAAACGGATCCACAGTGGAGAGAAACCGTTCAAGTGTGAAGTGTGTGCGAAATCTTTTGTGTCTAATAGTTATTTGACAAGTCACAAAAGAACACACAGCGGAGAGAAACCGTTCAACTGTGAAATGTGCGGGAAATCATTCATTACTAATGGACTCTTAAAAACACATAGAATGATCCACAGTGGAGAGAAACCATTCCACTGTGATGTGTGTGGAAAATCTTTTATCACTAACGGTCATTTAGCAGCACACAGAAGAATccacactggagagaaaccattccagtgtgaaatctgtgggaaatCCTTTGTGAATAATTCGAATCTTGTTATCCATATACGTTGTCACACTGGAGAAAAGCCATTTCGCTGTGAACTATGTGAGAAATCATTTATCTCTAACGATTATttaaaaagacacaaacaaaaacacattggAAGGAATCTTATTAACTGTGAAACTTAA